A genomic region of Raphanus sativus cultivar WK10039 chromosome 6, ASM80110v3, whole genome shotgun sequence contains the following coding sequences:
- the LOC108811579 gene encoding zinc finger protein ZAT5, with product MMGQDHEVGSDQTQIIKGKRTKRQRSSSSTFLVAAAATTITSTSSSAGGERTASDGYNSVVSSPVTTTDCTEEEEDMAICLIMLARGAAPSPLPDLKNSIKTDKSLHLKASSTENSSFYVYECKTCNRTFPSFQALGGHRASHKKPRASIDEKAKVPLMQLKSSASDEGQKGHFKVSGSALASKASNIITSKANKVHECSICGSEFTSGQALGGHMRRHRTVTNVVSPVTTAEVSRNSTEEETENLSRSMEQRKYLPLDLNLPAPEDDLRESKFQGIVFSATTPALIDCHY from the coding sequence ATGATGGGTCAAGATCACGAGGTTGGTAGTGATCAGACGCAAATCATTAAGGGGAAGCGTACGAAGCGGCAGAGATCATCCTCTTCGACGTTTTTGGTGGCGGCGGCTGCGACCACAATCACCTCCACAAGTTCATCTGCCGGGGGAGAAAGAACAGCTTCCGATGGATACAACTCGGTAGTTTCGTCTCCGGTTACTACAACTGATTGTacagaagaagaggaagacatgGCGATTTGTCTCATCATGCTTGCTCGTGGAGCTGCTCCATCTCCGCTGCCGGATCTCAAGAATTCTATAAAAACAGACAAAAGTCTCCATCTGAAGGCTTCGTCCACGGAGAATTCTAGTTTCTATGTCTACGAGTGTAAAACATGTAACCGGACGTTCCCGTCGTTCCAAGCTCTTGGTGGACACAGGGCGAGCCACAAGAAGCCGAGAGCGTCCATAGACGAAAAGGCTAAAGTACCCCTTATGCAGCTCAAGTCCAGTGCATCAGATGAAGGGCAAAAAGGTCATTTTAAAGTTTCCGGCTCAGCCCTAGCTTCAAAGGCAAGTAACATCATCACCAGCAAAGCAAACAAAGTACACGAGTGTTCGATCTGTGGTTCTGAGTTCACTTCAGGGCAAGCACTCGGAGGCCACATGAGGCGGCACAGGACAGTTACCAACGTGGTTAGCCCGGTCACTACAGCCGAAGTGAGCAGGAACAGTACAGAAGAAGAGACTGAGAATTTGAGCCGTTCGATGGAACAGAGAAAATATCTACCGTTGGATCTTAATCTACCGGCACCAGAAGATG